In a single window of the Atlantibacter hermannii genome:
- the aaeR gene encoding LysR family transcriptional regulator, which yields MERLKRMSIFARVVEQGSFTRAAKQLDMSVSSISQTVSKLEDELQVKLLNRSTRSIGLTEAGKIYYQGCRKMLHEVQSVHEQLYAFNNTPIGTLRIGCSSTMAQNVLAGMTARMLREYPGLSVNLVTGIPAPDLIADGLDVVIRVGALQDSSLFSRRLGAMPMVVCAAKSYLSRHGTPEKPSDLGNHSWLEYSVRPDNEFELIAPEGISTRLIPQGRFVTNDPMTLSRWLIEGAGIAYVPLMWVIDEINRGELEILFPRYQSDPRPVYALYTERDKLPLKVQVCINSLTEYFADVANLYQERRRGNKEAR from the coding sequence ATGGAACGACTAAAACGTATGTCGATTTTCGCGCGGGTTGTAGAACAAGGCTCTTTTACCCGCGCCGCTAAACAGTTAGACATGAGCGTGTCTTCCATTAGCCAGACCGTTTCGAAGCTGGAAGATGAATTGCAGGTCAAATTGTTAAACCGCAGTACACGCAGCATTGGCCTGACCGAAGCGGGAAAAATTTATTACCAGGGCTGCCGTAAAATGCTCCATGAGGTGCAATCGGTCCACGAACAGCTTTACGCATTTAACAACACGCCGATCGGCACTCTGCGCATCGGCTGCTCTTCAACTATGGCACAAAATGTCCTGGCAGGAATGACCGCGAGGATGTTGCGCGAATACCCGGGGCTGAGCGTCAATCTGGTGACCGGCATACCGGCACCCGATCTGATCGCCGATGGGCTGGATGTGGTGATTCGCGTAGGCGCGCTTCAGGATTCGAGCCTGTTCTCCAGACGCCTCGGCGCGATGCCGATGGTGGTGTGCGCAGCAAAAAGTTATCTGTCCCGGCACGGCACGCCGGAAAAGCCCTCTGACCTTGGAAATCACTCGTGGCTGGAGTACAGCGTCCGTCCGGATAATGAGTTCGAGCTTATCGCGCCGGAGGGCATTTCCACCCGCCTGATCCCGCAGGGGCGATTCGTCACCAACGATCCGATGACGCTGTCGCGCTGGCTGATTGAAGGCGCGGGGATCGCTTACGTGCCGCTGATGTGGGTGATCGACGAGATCAACCGGGGTGAACTGGAGATCCTGTTTCCACGCTATCAGTCCGATCCACGTCCGGTTTACGCCCTGTATACCGAGCGGGACAAGCTGCCGTTGAAAGTCCAGGTGTGCATTAACTCACTGACGGAGTACTTTGCCGATGTGGCGAATCTTTATCAGGAGAGGCGACGGGGAAATAAAGAGGCAAGATAA